The Gaiella occulta genome has a window encoding:
- the thiE gene encoding thiamine phosphate synthase, producing the protein MARPSLAGRRLYLVCDAAFDRVEEALHGGVDIVQLRDRALPDRELLAHARRLATLAHDHDALFVVNDRVDIALLARADGVHVGQDDLHPRELRRLCGENLLIGLSTHNREQIEHADEVDYLSVGPVHETPTKPGRASVGHDLIRYAAAHADLPWFAIGGIGPETAPAVAAAGATRFAVVRAITQARQPRGIAEQLRRMLAR; encoded by the coding sequence ATGGCTAGACCCTCGCTCGCCGGGCGGCGCCTCTACCTCGTCTGCGACGCAGCGTTCGACCGTGTCGAGGAGGCGCTGCACGGCGGCGTCGACATCGTGCAGCTGCGCGACCGCGCGCTGCCCGACCGCGAGCTGCTCGCGCACGCGCGCCGGCTCGCCACGCTCGCACATGACCACGACGCGCTGTTCGTCGTCAACGACCGCGTCGACATCGCGCTGCTCGCCCGAGCCGACGGAGTCCACGTCGGCCAGGACGACCTTCACCCACGCGAGCTGCGCCGGCTCTGCGGCGAAAACCTCCTCATCGGCCTCTCCACCCACAACCGAGAACAGATCGAACACGCCGACGAGGTCGACTACCTCAGCGTCGGCCCGGTTCACGAGACGCCGACCAAGCCCGGAAGGGCGAGCGTCGGCCACGACCTCATCCGTTACGCAGCCGCCCACGCCGACCTCCCCTGGTTCGCGATCGGCGGCATCGGCCCCGAAACCGCCCCGGCCGTCGCCGCGGCCGGCGCGACACGCTTCGCCGTCGTCCGAGCGATCACGCAAGCCCGACAACCGCGAGGCATCGCCGAACAGCTGCGGCGCATGCTCGCTCGGTAA
- a CDS encoding thiazole synthase: protein MPENDWILGGREWHSRLIAGTGGFRNLDALERALLASGTEIVTVALRRVDPTAPGSLIETLDRAGYFILPNTAGCYTARDAVTTARLAREALQTDWIKLEVIGDENTLLPDPVELLRAAEALVEEGFVVLPYSNDDPILAQRLEGLGCAAVMPIGSPIGSGMGIRNPYNLALILEQASVPVILDAGIGTASDAALAMELGCDAVLVASAISRAADPPRMAEAIRHAVLAGRLAREAGRIPRRRYAEASTPTEGLADLFLAADGDDG, encoded by the coding sequence ATGCCCGAGAACGACTGGATCCTCGGCGGGCGAGAGTGGCACTCGCGACTGATCGCCGGCACCGGGGGCTTTCGCAACCTCGACGCGCTCGAACGCGCACTCCTCGCCAGCGGCACCGAGATCGTCACCGTCGCGCTGCGACGCGTCGATCCGACGGCCCCCGGCTCGCTGATCGAAACGCTCGACCGGGCCGGCTACTTCATCCTTCCCAACACCGCCGGCTGCTACACCGCGCGCGACGCCGTCACGACCGCGCGGCTCGCCCGCGAGGCGCTCCAGACAGACTGGATCAAGCTCGAGGTGATCGGCGACGAGAACACCCTCCTGCCCGATCCCGTCGAGCTGCTCCGCGCGGCAGAAGCACTCGTCGAGGAAGGCTTCGTCGTCCTGCCCTACAGCAACGACGATCCGATCCTCGCCCAGCGACTCGAGGGTCTCGGCTGCGCGGCGGTGATGCCGATCGGCTCCCCGATCGGAAGCGGCATGGGAATCCGCAACCCCTACAACCTGGCGCTCATCCTCGAGCAAGCCAGTGTCCCCGTCATCCTCGACGCGGGTATCGGCACCGCGTCCGACGCCGCGCTCGCAATGGAGCTCGGCTGCGACGCGGTGCTGGTGGCAAGCGCCATCTCACGGGCCGCCGACCCGCCCAGGATGGCCGAGGCGATCCGTCACGCCGTCCTCGCCGGCCGGCTCGCCCGCGAGGCCGGCCGCATCCCCCGACGGCGCTACGCCGAAGCGTCCACGCCCACGGAGGGCCTGGCCGACCTCTTCCTCGCGGCGGACGGCGACGATGGCTAG
- a CDS encoding histidine phosphatase family protein: protein MSDPRTTDRSASGVFRLPVRRLLLVCHASTAATRSFAFPCDESLDERGRVAASRLATALPRRCEVLSSPAVRCRETARAAGLAECVEPAIAECDFGSWSGRTLADVHAHEPEAVSLWMTDPHSSPHGGETLAAFAVRVARWLDGQAVLDDPAVAITHAEVVKAALVHVLGAPFASFWRIDAAPLAVTELHARDGRWIVARANCPLPTKAST, encoded by the coding sequence ATGTCCGACCCTCGGACCACGGATCGCAGCGCCTCCGGCGTCTTCCGGCTGCCGGTGAGGCGTCTGCTCCTCGTGTGTCACGCATCCACCGCTGCCACGCGCTCGTTCGCCTTTCCCTGCGACGAATCGCTCGACGAACGAGGGAGGGTCGCCGCCAGCCGGCTCGCCACGGCGCTGCCCCGGCGTTGCGAGGTGCTCTCGAGCCCGGCGGTTCGCTGCCGCGAGACGGCACGCGCGGCCGGCCTCGCCGAATGCGTCGAGCCGGCGATCGCCGAATGCGACTTCGGGTCATGGTCGGGGCGGACGCTCGCCGATGTCCACGCGCACGAGCCGGAGGCGGTCTCCCTCTGGATGACCGACCCGCACTCGTCACCGCACGGCGGCGAGACGCTCGCGGCATTCGCGGTGCGCGTCGCGCGCTGGCTCGACGGCCAGGCCGTCCTCGACGACCCGGCCGTAGCGATCACGCATGCGGAAGTGGTGAAGGCGGCACTCGTGCACGTCCTCGGCGCGCCGTTCGCGTCGTTCTGGCGCATCGACGCCGCCCCTCTCGCCGTCACCGAGCTGCATGCCCGCGACGGGCGCTGGATCGTCGCTCGGGCCAACTGTCCGCTTCCCACGAAGGCATCCACGTGA
- a CDS encoding cobyric acid synthase, giving the protein MKGALLVCGTHSDAGKSVVSAGLCRWLRRAGVRVAPFKAQNMALNSVVTLDGGEIGRAQAVQAAAAGIEPETAMNPVLIKPSGDRHSQVIVMGRPYADVDARSYQLLKDDLRPIVAAALADLRERYDVVVCEGAGSPAEINLRQADLTNMGLARAAGLPVLLVGDIDRGGVFASLYGSLALLDPDDQAHVAGFVINKFRGDAAILSPGLTQIEKLTGRPTFGVLPWVEDLWMDAEDSLSLEASRPEAPAAGDTIDIAVLRLRWMSNFTDLDALAAEPGVRVRFTRSAADVERADLLVVPGTKATVDDLARLRAAGLDRAIVARAAAGAPILGICGGYQLLGERIFDEVESRGGEVDGLGLLPVVTTFAAEKLLRRRAGSCPWLGTRASGYEIRHGRVERRGGEPLLAADDGEPDGCRVGAVIGTSWHGALEQDELRRALLARVAAARGRRFVPGTTSFASARETRLDALGDLVARHLDTARLAALIDGGVPAELPTIRTEVSSCCAS; this is encoded by the coding sequence ATGAAGGGCGCGCTGCTCGTCTGCGGGACGCACTCGGACGCGGGGAAGTCGGTGGTCAGCGCGGGACTCTGCCGCTGGTTGCGTCGTGCCGGAGTGCGCGTCGCCCCCTTCAAGGCGCAGAACATGGCGCTCAACTCCGTCGTCACGCTCGACGGCGGCGAGATCGGTCGCGCCCAGGCAGTGCAGGCGGCGGCCGCCGGGATCGAGCCGGAGACGGCGATGAACCCCGTGCTGATCAAGCCGTCCGGCGACCGCCACAGCCAGGTCATCGTGATGGGCCGGCCGTATGCCGACGTCGACGCACGCTCCTACCAGCTGCTCAAGGACGACCTGCGCCCGATCGTCGCCGCCGCTCTCGCAGACCTCCGTGAACGGTACGACGTCGTCGTCTGCGAAGGGGCCGGGAGCCCGGCGGAGATCAACCTGCGCCAGGCGGATCTCACGAACATGGGGCTCGCGCGCGCCGCCGGCCTGCCGGTGCTGCTCGTGGGCGACATCGATCGCGGCGGCGTATTCGCCTCGCTCTACGGCTCGCTGGCGCTCCTCGACCCGGACGATCAGGCGCACGTCGCGGGCTTCGTGATCAACAAGTTCCGCGGCGACGCCGCGATCCTCTCTCCCGGGCTCACCCAGATCGAGAAGCTCACGGGCCGCCCCACCTTCGGCGTGCTGCCCTGGGTCGAGGATCTCTGGATGGACGCCGAGGACTCGCTGTCGCTCGAGGCGTCACGCCCCGAGGCGCCGGCAGCAGGGGACACGATCGACATCGCCGTGCTGCGCCTGCGCTGGATGAGCAACTTCACCGACCTCGACGCGCTCGCGGCGGAGCCCGGCGTGCGGGTTCGGTTCACGCGCTCGGCCGCCGACGTCGAGCGTGCCGATCTGCTCGTCGTGCCCGGGACGAAGGCGACCGTCGACGACCTCGCGCGCCTGCGCGCCGCCGGGCTCGACCGGGCGATCGTCGCCCGCGCAGCCGCCGGGGCGCCGATCCTCGGCATCTGCGGCGGATACCAGCTGCTCGGCGAGCGGATCTTCGACGAGGTCGAGTCGCGCGGCGGCGAGGTCGACGGGCTCGGCCTACTGCCGGTGGTCACGACGTTCGCGGCGGAGAAGCTCCTGCGACGGCGCGCCGGAAGCTGTCCGTGGCTCGGCACCAGGGCGAGCGGCTACGAGATCCGCCACGGCCGCGTCGAGCGCCGCGGCGGTGAGCCGCTCCTCGCCGCCGACGACGGAGAGCCCGACGGCTGCCGGGTCGGCGCCGTGATCGGGACGTCCTGGCACGGCGCGCTGGAGCAGGACGAGCTGCGGCGCGCGTTGCTCGCGCGGGTCGCAGCCGCGCGTGGGCGGCGCTTCGTTCCCGGGACGACGTCGTTCGCGAGTGCCCGTGAGACCCGGCTCGACGCGCTCGGTGACCTCGTGGCGCGACATCTCGACACGGCGCGTCTCGCCGCGCTCATCGACGGCGGAGTGCCCGCGGAGCTGCCGACGATCAGGACGGAGGTGAGCTCGTGCTGCGCTTCGTGA
- the thiC gene encoding phosphomethylpyrimidine synthase ThiC — MPHRSSFPADATCRTQMHRARRGEVTPEMERVAEREQLPAEQIRDEVARGRMIIPANVHHAALDPMAIGLHARVKINANIGSSPTSSSLEEEVEKMYLAQRWGADTVMDLSTGKRIDETREAILAVATVPIGTVPIYQAIEQVGSPEELSAELLLETIEHQARQGVDYMTIHAGVRLEHLSLCQSRVTGIVSRGGGLLARWMVHHQDENPLYERFDDVLEICREHDVSISLGDGLRPGSIADASDAAQFAELDTLGELTERAWARDVQVMVEGPGHIPLDQLELNVRRQQEVCHEAPFYTLGPLVTDIAPGYDHITSAIGAAIVGWHGTSMLCYVTPKEHLGLPNAEDVKQGLIAYRIAAHAADLARGSERAAQWDRELSEARFSFDWNRQFELSLDPDTARAMHDETLADDYFKTAEFCSMCGPKFCPMHNFKDVDWDALRAAVEKRRSSAAAPA; from the coding sequence ATGCCGCACCGTTCGAGCTTTCCCGCCGACGCCACCTGCCGCACGCAGATGCACCGCGCCCGCCGTGGCGAAGTGACGCCCGAGATGGAGCGTGTCGCCGAGCGCGAGCAGCTGCCGGCCGAGCAGATCCGTGACGAGGTCGCGCGCGGCCGGATGATCATTCCGGCCAACGTCCACCACGCGGCACTCGACCCGATGGCGATCGGCCTGCACGCCCGCGTCAAGATCAACGCGAACATCGGCAGCTCGCCGACGAGCTCCTCGCTCGAGGAGGAGGTCGAGAAGATGTACCTGGCGCAGCGCTGGGGCGCGGACACGGTGATGGACCTCTCCACCGGCAAGCGGATCGACGAGACGCGCGAGGCGATCCTCGCCGTCGCGACGGTGCCGATCGGCACCGTCCCGATCTACCAGGCGATCGAGCAGGTTGGGAGCCCCGAGGAGCTGAGCGCGGAGCTGCTGCTGGAGACGATCGAGCACCAGGCGCGCCAGGGCGTCGACTACATGACGATCCATGCCGGCGTGCGGCTCGAGCACCTGTCGCTCTGCCAGAGCCGCGTCACCGGGATCGTGTCGCGGGGCGGCGGCCTGCTCGCCCGCTGGATGGTGCACCACCAGGACGAGAACCCGCTCTACGAGCGCTTCGACGACGTGCTCGAGATCTGCCGCGAGCACGACGTCTCGATCTCGCTCGGCGACGGTCTCCGTCCCGGCTCGATCGCGGACGCATCCGATGCGGCGCAGTTCGCGGAGCTCGACACGCTCGGCGAGCTGACGGAGCGGGCCTGGGCGCGCGACGTGCAGGTGATGGTCGAGGGGCCCGGTCATATCCCGCTCGACCAGCTCGAGCTGAACGTGCGCCGCCAGCAGGAGGTCTGCCACGAGGCGCCCTTCTACACGCTCGGTCCGCTCGTCACCGACATCGCCCCCGGCTACGACCACATCACCTCCGCGATCGGCGCCGCGATCGTCGGCTGGCACGGCACCTCGATGCTCTGCTACGTCACGCCGAAGGAGCACCTCGGGCTTCCGAACGCCGAGGATGTCAAGCAGGGGCTGATCGCCTACCGGATCGCCGCGCACGCGGCCGATCTCGCGCGGGGGAGCGAGCGTGCGGCGCAGTGGGACCGCGAGCTCTCCGAGGCGCGCTTCTCGTTCGACTGGAACCGCCAGTTCGAGCTGTCGCTCGACCCCGACACGGCGCGCGCGATGCACGACGAGACACTTGCCGACGACTACTTCAAGACGGCCGAGTTCTGCTCGATGTGCGGGCCGAAGTTCTGCCCGATGCACAACTTCAAGGACGTCGACTGGGACGCGCTGCGAGCAGCCGTCGAGAAGCGCAGGTCGTCGGCTGCGGCTCCCGCCTGA
- the thiO gene encoding glycine oxidase ThiO → MTRRPRRPDVAVIGGGPIGLAIAWRLLRAGCTVTVLDAEEPEAAWRVSAGMLSPAIEADYGQEQLVLLAREALAGYPAFVAMLEAEAATAIGFRRVGSLSVALDRDQLEALRRRFQLLRQALRLDVAWLRGSECREREPLLSPRVAAGIHAPADAQVDPRALVAALREATRRRGGLLRRARVDSLAMAGGRVIGVRSGAETLLAGTVVLAAGAWAGTIASPVELPVRPVKGQILRLRAEALPSMLLQSEQVYVFRRSSGEVVLGATVEEQGFDSTATAGGTFQLLEEGLRMVPAMSEWTLAEAGVGFRPTAPDNAPLIGEIAPGLVVACAHHRNGILLAPTTAEAVVRLVEHGQLPALVAPFTPDRYRSRHDPDRDRSQRLAVPALGRPERH, encoded by the coding sequence ATGACCCGGCGGCCACGGCGACCGGACGTCGCGGTCATCGGCGGCGGTCCGATCGGCCTCGCGATCGCGTGGCGGCTGCTGCGTGCGGGCTGCACGGTCACGGTGCTCGACGCGGAGGAGCCCGAGGCGGCGTGGCGTGTCTCGGCCGGCATGCTCTCGCCGGCGATCGAGGCCGACTACGGGCAGGAACAGCTCGTCCTGCTCGCTCGCGAAGCGCTCGCCGGCTATCCCGCGTTCGTGGCGATGCTGGAGGCGGAGGCCGCGACCGCGATCGGCTTCCGCCGTGTCGGATCGCTTTCGGTCGCGCTCGACCGCGACCAGCTCGAGGCGCTTCGGCGCCGCTTCCAGCTCCTGCGGCAGGCGCTTCGGCTCGACGTCGCCTGGTTGCGTGGCTCGGAGTGCCGCGAGCGCGAGCCGCTGCTCTCGCCCCGTGTTGCAGCGGGGATCCACGCGCCGGCCGACGCGCAGGTCGATCCCCGTGCTCTCGTCGCCGCCTTGCGCGAAGCGACGCGGCGACGGGGCGGTCTGTTGCGGCGGGCACGTGTCGACTCCCTCGCCATGGCCGGCGGCCGCGTGATCGGGGTTCGGTCGGGCGCCGAGACGCTCCTCGCCGGCACGGTGGTGCTCGCCGCGGGCGCATGGGCGGGGACGATCGCCTCACCCGTGGAGCTTCCCGTTCGACCCGTCAAAGGCCAGATCCTTCGCCTGCGCGCGGAGGCTCTCCCGAGCATGCTGCTCCAGAGCGAGCAGGTGTACGTCTTCCGTCGCTCGAGCGGCGAGGTCGTTCTCGGCGCCACCGTCGAAGAGCAGGGATTCGACTCCACGGCGACCGCAGGCGGAACCTTCCAGCTCCTCGAGGAAGGCCTCCGGATGGTGCCCGCAATGAGCGAGTGGACGCTGGCGGAGGCGGGAGTCGGCTTTCGGCCCACCGCTCCGGACAACGCGCCGCTGATCGGCGAGATCGCTCCCGGCCTGGTCGTCGCCTGCGCCCACCACCGAAACGGCATCCTGCTCGCGCCGACCACCGCCGAGGCCGTCGTCCGGCTCGTGGAGCACGGACAACTCCCCGCGCTCGTCGCCCCGTTCACCCCGGATCGATACCGGAGCCGACATGACCCAGATCGAGATCGTTCTCAACGGCTCGCCGTTCCAGCTCTCGGCCGGCCAGAGCGTCACTGA
- the thiS gene encoding sulfur carrier protein ThiS, translating to MTQIEIVLNGSPFQLSAGQSVTDLVRVLGLPGDGRGVAVALDGEVLARSAWSSVRLEPGRRVEIVVATQGG from the coding sequence ATGACCCAGATCGAGATCGTTCTCAACGGCTCGCCGTTCCAGCTCTCGGCCGGCCAGAGCGTCACTGACCTCGTGCGCGTGCTCGGTCTCCCCGGCGACGGGCGTGGCGTTGCCGTCGCCCTCGACGGCGAGGTGCTGGCCCGCAGCGCATGGAGCTCCGTCCGCCTCGAGCCCGGCCGGCGAGTCGAGATCGTGGTCGCAACCCAGGGAGGCTGA
- the thiD gene encoding bifunctional hydroxymethylpyrimidine kinase/phosphomethylpyrimidine kinase: MVRLLSVAGSDSGGGAGIQADLKVFAALGVHGMTALTALTAQHTQGVEAVHEVPPWFVRAQIRAVVGDIGVDAVKVGMLAAAGIVEVVADELAELDRPVVIDPVMVATSGARLLAEDAVDALRERLLPLATLATPNLAEARVLAGDLSLDAEAAAAAVHSLGPGSVVVTGGDEDGVDWFHDASGLRPIEGPLHASGATHGSGCAHSAALAVYLAQGYAPFDAAVAARALAARAVACGLEDLGGGPGPVNVGAAVVAR; this comes from the coding sequence GTGGTGCGTTTGTTGTCTGTTGCCGGCTCCGATTCGGGCGGCGGCGCCGGGATCCAGGCCGACCTGAAGGTATTCGCTGCCCTCGGTGTGCACGGCATGACGGCGCTGACGGCGCTGACCGCGCAGCACACGCAGGGTGTGGAGGCGGTTCACGAGGTGCCGCCCTGGTTCGTGAGGGCGCAGATTCGTGCCGTCGTAGGCGACATCGGCGTGGACGCGGTGAAGGTGGGGATGCTCGCGGCCGCCGGGATCGTCGAGGTCGTGGCGGACGAGCTGGCAGAGCTCGACCGCCCGGTGGTCATTGACCCGGTGATGGTCGCCACGAGCGGCGCTCGTCTGCTGGCCGAGGACGCGGTGGACGCCCTGCGGGAGCGGCTGCTCCCGCTTGCGACACTGGCGACACCGAATCTCGCCGAGGCCAGGGTGCTCGCCGGAGACCTGTCGCTGGACGCGGAAGCGGCCGCCGCGGCGGTTCATTCTCTCGGCCCGGGCTCGGTCGTCGTCACCGGCGGTGACGAGGACGGGGTGGATTGGTTCCACGACGCGAGCGGGCTCCGGCCGATCGAGGGGCCGCTTCATGCAAGCGGCGCGACTCACGGCTCCGGATGCGCGCACTCGGCGGCGCTGGCCGTGTATCTGGCGCAGGGATACGCACCGTTCGACGCGGCGGTCGCCGCCCGTGCGCTGGCCGCTCGCGCGGTCGCGTGCGGGCTGGAGGATCTGGGCGGTGGCCCTGGCCCCGTGAACGTCGGCGCCGCGGTGGTGGCGCGATGA
- the nadA gene encoding quinolinate synthase NadA, whose translation MTAAVSTLQEEVRALARERNAVILAHNYQVPEVQDVADYVGDSLGLSRRAAATDAGVIVFCGVHFMAETAAILAPEKTVLIPDLDAGCSLAASITAEQLRAWKAEHPGAVVVSYVNTSAEVKAESDYCCTSGNARQVIDAVPADREILFLPDLFLGLWLERETGRKLNIWMGECHVHAGIRPADIERWHEEAPDAELLVHPECGCASQAMAFATERTQILSTESMITFARQSPKERFLVATEVGILHRLSREAPGKRFEPVRADAVCRYMKMITLHKLRDSLRHGRHQVTVEPEIAARARRAIERMVAIG comes from the coding sequence GTGACCGCGGCCGTGTCGACGCTACAAGAGGAAGTGCGGGCGCTCGCCCGCGAGCGCAACGCCGTCATCCTCGCGCACAACTACCAGGTGCCGGAGGTGCAGGACGTGGCCGACTACGTCGGCGACTCGCTCGGGCTCTCGCGCCGGGCAGCGGCGACGGACGCCGGCGTGATCGTGTTCTGCGGCGTGCACTTCATGGCCGAGACGGCGGCGATCCTCGCGCCGGAGAAGACGGTGCTGATCCCCGACCTCGACGCGGGCTGCTCGCTCGCCGCCTCGATAACCGCCGAGCAGCTGCGCGCGTGGAAAGCCGAGCACCCCGGGGCGGTCGTCGTCTCGTACGTCAACACGAGCGCCGAGGTGAAGGCGGAGAGCGACTACTGCTGCACCTCCGGCAACGCCAGGCAGGTGATCGACGCCGTCCCCGCCGACAGGGAGATCCTCTTCCTGCCGGATCTGTTCCTCGGCCTCTGGCTCGAGCGCGAGACCGGCCGCAAGCTGAACATCTGGATGGGCGAGTGTCACGTGCACGCCGGCATCCGCCCCGCCGACATCGAGCGCTGGCACGAGGAGGCCCCGGACGCCGAGCTGCTCGTCCACCCCGAGTGCGGCTGCGCGAGCCAGGCGATGGCCTTCGCGACCGAGCGCACGCAGATCCTCTCGACCGAGAGCATGATCACGTTCGCCCGGCAATCGCCGAAGGAGCGCTTCCTCGTAGCGACGGAGGTGGGGATCCTCCACCGGCTCAGCCGTGAGGCGCCCGGCAAGCGCTTCGAGCCCGTCCGCGCAGATGCCGTCTGCAGGTACATGAAGATGATCACGCTCCACAAGCTCCGCGACTCGCTGCGCCACGGGCGCCACCAGGTCACCGTCGAGCCGGAGATCGCCGCCCGCGCCCGCCGGGCGATCGAGCGCATGGTCGCGATCGGCTGA